In Thermomonas paludicola, the following are encoded in one genomic region:
- the mreD gene encoding rod shape-determining protein MreD encodes MSRPRSGWLLPVSLLLALLLGLVPLPGLLQPLRPYWLALVLAYWLLEAPHRVGMGAAFALGLLADLAFGGLLGEQALRLVVLAFILDRFRARLRFFPMSQQALAVGVLLLNDRVINAVIHVVMGVPQLPWAYWLTPLLGMLLWPPLRLLLDALRLRRRG; translated from the coding sequence GTTGCTGGCCCTGCTGCTGGGGCTGGTGCCGTTGCCGGGCCTGTTGCAACCGCTGCGGCCGTACTGGCTGGCCTTGGTGCTGGCGTACTGGCTGCTGGAGGCGCCGCATCGGGTGGGCATGGGGGCCGCGTTTGCGCTTGGCTTGCTGGCCGATCTCGCCTTCGGCGGGCTGCTGGGCGAACAGGCGCTGCGCCTGGTGGTGCTGGCCTTCATTCTGGACCGCTTCCGCGCGCGGCTGCGATTCTTCCCGATGTCGCAGCAGGCGCTGGCGGTCGGCGTGCTGCTGCTCAATGATCGCGTGATCAATGCGGTGATCCATGTGGTGATGGGCGTGCCGCAGCTGCCGTGGGCATATTGGCTCACGCCGCTGCTGGGCATGCTGCTGTGGCCGCCGCTGCGCCTGCTGCTGGACGCGCTGCGGCTGCGCCGGCGTGGCTGA